The Girardinichthys multiradiatus isolate DD_20200921_A chromosome 6, DD_fGirMul_XY1, whole genome shotgun sequence genome window below encodes:
- the LOC124869953 gene encoding phospholipid hydroperoxide glutathione peroxidase-like isoform X1, translated as MFLRPSALTLSPQFWILPQPKYSNLRRNPVWFNLQLTAQYQLCQCAQVGDWQSAKSIYEFSAKDIDGNEVSLDKYRGYVCIIVNVASKUGKTAVNYTQFARMHASYAEQGLRILGFPCNQFGGQEPGTDAEIKEFAKGYNAEFDLFSKIDVNGDNAHPLWKWMKAQPKGKGTFGNSIKWNFSKFLINREGHVVKRYSPTDDPVVVEKDLPKYM; from the exons ATGTTCTTGCGACCTTCAGCTCTGACTCTAAGTCCTCAGTTTTGGATCCTGCCTCAGCCTAAGTACTCAAACCTCAGAAGAAACCCAGTTTGGTTCAATCTCCAGCTGACCGCTCAATACCAGCTCTGCCAG TGTGCTCAGGTGGGGGACTGGCAAAGTGCTAAGTCTATTTACGAATTCTCTGCAAAGGACATTGACGGGAATGAGGTATCTCTGGACAAATACAG GGGTTATGTTTGCATCATTGTAAATGTAGCCTCTAAATGAGGAAAGACTGCGGTAAACTACACTCAGTTTGCGAGAATGCACGCCTCGTACGCTGAGCAAGGTTTACGCATCCTGGGCTTCCCATGCAACCAGTTTGGAGGACAG GAACCAGGGACAGATGCAGAGATTAAGGAGTTTGCCAAAGGTTACAATGCAGAGTTCGATCTCTTTAGTAAGATTGATGTGAATGGTGACAATGCTCACCCTCTGTGGAAATGGATGAAGGCACAGCCCAAAGGAAAAGGAACCTTTGGAAA TAGCATCAAATGGAACTTCTCAAAG tttttgATAAACAGGGAGGGGCACGTGGTGAAGAGATACAGCCCCACTGATGATCCAGTA GTGGTGGAAAAGGACTTGCCAAAGTACATGTAG
- the LOC124869953 gene encoding phospholipid hydroperoxide glutathione peroxidase-like isoform X2, whose amino-acid sequence MWLRSTVLLGVVVNRGLVRSMCAQVGDWQSAKSIYEFSAKDIDGNEVSLDKYRGYVCIIVNVASKUGKTAVNYTQFARMHASYAEQGLRILGFPCNQFGGQEPGTDAEIKEFAKGYNAEFDLFSKIDVNGDNAHPLWKWMKAQPKGKGTFGNSIKWNFSKFLINREGHVVKRYSPTDDPVVVEKDLPKYM is encoded by the exons ATGTGGCTGCGGTCGACAGTTCTGTTAGGTGTGGTAGTGAACAGAGGACTCGTCAGAAGTATG TGTGCTCAGGTGGGGGACTGGCAAAGTGCTAAGTCTATTTACGAATTCTCTGCAAAGGACATTGACGGGAATGAGGTATCTCTGGACAAATACAG GGGTTATGTTTGCATCATTGTAAATGTAGCCTCTAAATGAGGAAAGACTGCGGTAAACTACACTCAGTTTGCGAGAATGCACGCCTCGTACGCTGAGCAAGGTTTACGCATCCTGGGCTTCCCATGCAACCAGTTTGGAGGACAG GAACCAGGGACAGATGCAGAGATTAAGGAGTTTGCCAAAGGTTACAATGCAGAGTTCGATCTCTTTAGTAAGATTGATGTGAATGGTGACAATGCTCACCCTCTGTGGAAATGGATGAAGGCACAGCCCAAAGGAAAAGGAACCTTTGGAAA TAGCATCAAATGGAACTTCTCAAAG tttttgATAAACAGGGAGGGGCACGTGGTGAAGAGATACAGCCCCACTGATGATCCAGTA GTGGTGGAAAAGGACTTGCCAAAGTACATGTAG